In Brucella melitensis bv. 1 str. 16M, a genomic segment contains:
- a CDS encoding AEC family transporter: MLTTLIVVLPVFALIFSGWGAFKLKILGPHAIAELNRFVVYLALPALLFDIMANTHGSELWQPGFIAVFLLSSAVAFALPFLVRLRGRLPLADTALDGLNAAYPNTGYMGIPLSMIAFGSGVLAATTIAIIITVCITFAFAIILIEIGLQTEKKPLHLIWKVLRSLIRNPLLVAPALGAATSFLGLSIPAPAETFLKMLGGAASPCALVTLGLFLAQPRRIERDSVKAISFLVSVKLIVQPLVTWLLAVYVFRLPPLLADSAALLAALPTGTGPFMLAEHYRREAAITSNVILFSTIISVVTLSIFLALTR; the protein is encoded by the coding sequence ATGCTTACAACGCTGATTGTCGTTCTCCCCGTCTTTGCGCTGATTTTCTCCGGCTGGGGTGCATTCAAGCTGAAAATTCTGGGACCGCACGCCATTGCGGAACTCAATCGCTTTGTCGTTTATCTGGCGCTGCCCGCACTCCTTTTCGATATCATGGCCAATACCCATGGCAGCGAGCTTTGGCAGCCGGGCTTCATCGCTGTTTTCCTGCTGAGCAGCGCCGTCGCCTTCGCCCTTCCCTTTCTGGTGCGGCTGCGCGGCAGGCTGCCGCTGGCGGACACCGCGCTCGACGGCCTTAACGCCGCCTATCCCAATACCGGCTATATGGGTATTCCCCTGTCGATGATCGCCTTCGGTTCGGGCGTGCTGGCCGCAACCACCATTGCGATCATCATCACGGTCTGCATCACCTTCGCCTTTGCGATCATATTGATCGAGATTGGCCTGCAAACCGAAAAGAAGCCGCTGCACCTCATCTGGAAAGTGCTGCGCTCCCTGATCCGCAATCCCTTGCTGGTCGCTCCCGCTCTTGGTGCCGCCACTTCCTTTCTCGGCCTCTCCATCCCCGCTCCGGCAGAAACCTTCCTGAAGATGCTGGGCGGTGCGGCCTCGCCTTGCGCACTGGTCACGCTTGGACTCTTTCTCGCCCAGCCGCGCAGGATTGAACGCGACAGCGTAAAAGCTATCAGCTTTCTTGTTTCCGTAAAGCTGATCGTCCAGCCACTCGTCACATGGCTGCTCGCCGTCTATGTCTTCCGCCTGCCCCCGCTTCTGGCTGACAGCGCCGCCCTCCTTGCCGCCCTTCCCACCGGTACCGGCCCTTTCATGCTGGCGGAACATTATCGCCGCGAGGCGGCAATCACCTCCAATGTCATTCTTTTTTCGACTATTATTTCAGTCGTCACCCTGTCGATTTTCCTCGCCCTGACGCGATGA
- a CDS encoding glycoside hydrolase family 25 protein produces the protein MNRLASSTILALGAFLLCACTTVDYDFSDVKKSRSSVARITPPSGPVKAPRFGDRDPHEWTGKTPWHYPIHGTDVSKYQSDVDWSAVRASGISFAFIKATEGGDRVDERFNEHWSGTREARLPRGAYHFYYFCRPAIEQARWYIQNVPREQSALPPVLDMEWNPHSPTCKLRPNAAVVRREMRTFLQAVEKHYGKRPVIYTTVDFFDDNDLRQLSEYPFWLRSVAGHPDEKYGPHPWTFWQYTGTGSILGIRGDADINTFAGDSASWKKWLESNKVR, from the coding sequence ATGAACCGTCTGGCCAGCAGCACGATCCTTGCACTCGGCGCCTTTCTTCTCTGCGCCTGCACGACAGTGGATTACGACTTTTCCGATGTGAAGAAATCCCGCAGTTCCGTAGCGCGCATCACCCCGCCTTCTGGCCCTGTCAAGGCGCCCCGCTTCGGCGACCGCGATCCGCATGAATGGACAGGCAAAACGCCGTGGCATTATCCCATCCATGGCACGGACGTCTCAAAATACCAGAGCGATGTGGACTGGAGCGCGGTACGCGCCAGCGGCATTTCGTTTGCCTTCATAAAGGCCACCGAAGGTGGCGACCGGGTGGACGAACGCTTCAACGAACACTGGAGCGGCACGCGCGAAGCGCGCCTGCCACGCGGGGCCTATCATTTCTATTATTTCTGCCGCCCGGCCATTGAGCAGGCACGCTGGTACATCCAGAATGTCCCGCGCGAACAATCCGCCCTGCCGCCCGTGCTGGACATGGAGTGGAACCCCCATTCACCAACCTGCAAGCTGCGCCCCAATGCGGCGGTGGTGCGCAGGGAAATGCGCACTTTCCTGCAAGCAGTCGAGAAACATTACGGCAAACGCCCTGTCATCTATACGACAGTCGATTTCTTCGATGACAACGACCTGCGCCAGCTTTCGGAATATCCGTTCTGGCTGCGCTCGGTCGCAGGGCACCCCGACGAGAAATACGGGCCCCATCCATGGACCTTCTGGCAATATACCGGAACCGGCTCCATTCTCGGCATCCGCGGCGATGCGGACATCAACACCTTTGCCGGTGACAGTGCATCCTGGAAAAAGTGGCTGGAAAGCAACAAAGTGCGCTAA
- a CDS encoding J domain-containing protein — MSIWVRIGEFVTSVTSNAISGVIEAVRTVFEGDADTRRRVAFSIAMIALSAKMAKADGVVTQDEIRAFQDIFSVPKEETAHVARLYDLARQDVAGFETYARQLAGLCAEGQAQCHLLEDILDGLFHIAKADGYVHEKELAFLSSVADIFGYDEAGFDHIAIRHMVRGESDPYAILGIDRGASFEEARKRYRSLVKEHHPDRLVAEGLPLEFITIANARLAVINAAWASIEKQLETA; from the coding sequence ATGTCGATTTGGGTTCGCATCGGTGAGTTTGTTACGTCTGTAACGTCAAATGCCATTTCAGGCGTTATCGAGGCCGTACGCACGGTTTTTGAAGGGGATGCCGATACCCGCAGGCGCGTTGCCTTTTCCATTGCCATGATTGCCTTGTCCGCCAAAATGGCGAAGGCTGACGGCGTTGTCACACAGGATGAAATTCGCGCCTTTCAGGATATTTTTTCCGTTCCGAAGGAAGAAACCGCCCATGTGGCGCGGCTTTACGATCTTGCCAGGCAGGATGTGGCCGGTTTCGAGACTTATGCGCGCCAGCTTGCGGGCCTGTGCGCCGAAGGGCAGGCGCAATGCCATCTTCTGGAAGATATTCTCGATGGGCTTTTTCATATTGCCAAGGCCGATGGCTATGTGCACGAAAAGGAGCTGGCCTTTCTTTCCAGTGTGGCGGATATTTTCGGCTATGACGAAGCGGGCTTCGATCATATCGCTATCCGCCATATGGTGCGGGGCGAGAGCGACCCCTATGCCATTTTGGGGATCGATCGCGGTGCGTCTTTTGAAGAAGCGCGTAAGCGTTATCGTTCGTTGGTGAAGGAGCACCACCCGGATCGTCTGGTGGCGGAAGGCCTGCCGCTCGAATTTATTACCATCGCCAATGCGCGCCTTGCCGTCATAAATGCGGCCTGGGCCAGCATTGAAAAACAATTGGAGACAGCATGA
- a CDS encoding N-acetylmuramoyl-L-alanine amidase, translating to MSGTCGTPGEILPELVLEKPDYKEAELDPSPNFGPRRDGKQPVFLILHYTGLATAKEAMDVLKSPEMEVSAHYVVHEDGRVVQMVSEKARAWHAGKSFWKGETDINSASIGIEIVNPGVLENYPPFHDAQIEAVIRLCQDICKRHEIRPENVLAHSDIAPARKTDPGQSFPWKRLHDAGIGHYVEPTPICGGRFLARGEQGQPVEALQSMLALYGYEIAITGIFDEATEIVIKAFQRHFRPQNVDGVADVSTIDTLYRLNFSLQNVTA from the coding sequence ATGAGCGGCACATGTGGAACACCGGGTGAAATCTTGCCGGAACTGGTGCTGGAAAAGCCGGACTATAAAGAGGCGGAGCTTGACCCGTCACCGAATTTCGGGCCGCGCCGCGATGGCAAGCAGCCGGTTTTCCTGATCCTGCATTATACCGGCCTTGCGACCGCCAAAGAGGCGATGGATGTGCTGAAATCGCCGGAAATGGAGGTTTCAGCCCATTACGTCGTTCATGAGGATGGTCGTGTGGTGCAGATGGTTTCGGAAAAGGCGCGCGCATGGCACGCGGGCAAGAGCTTCTGGAAAGGCGAGACCGATATAAATTCGGCCTCTATCGGCATTGAGATCGTCAATCCTGGCGTTCTGGAAAACTATCCGCCTTTCCATGATGCGCAGATTGAAGCGGTCATTCGCCTTTGCCAGGATATTTGCAAGCGCCATGAAATCCGGCCGGAGAACGTGCTGGCGCATTCCGATATCGCCCCTGCGCGCAAGACCGATCCGGGCCAAAGCTTCCCCTGGAAACGCCTGCATGATGCGGGTATCGGCCATTATGTCGAGCCGACGCCGATCTGCGGCGGGCGCTTTCTGGCGCGTGGGGAACAGGGGCAGCCTGTGGAGGCGCTCCAGTCCATGCTGGCCCTTTACGGCTATGAAATTGCGATTACCGGTATCTTCGATGAGGCTACGGAAATCGTAATTAAGGCCTTTCAGCGGCATTTTCGGCCACAAAATGTGGACGGTGTAGCCGATGTATCTACTATAGATACCCTCTACAGGCTTAATTTTTCCCTTCAAAATGTTACTGCGTGA
- a CDS encoding lytic transglycosylase domain-containing protein yields the protein MKAKFVVVCALAGAMGSFGLNSAMSAPSTEPTNLAALFKARQQNKNVEVEKPSVAAKKEASVVTGRADPVKKSAALRLQPKDKPADKSVKDGNYSSIINRYAATYGVPSQLAHAVVRHESNFKPNVRGKAGEIGLMQIKLSTARSLGYTGSAKGLYEPATNIQFGMKYLAMAQKLGGGSTCGTILKYNAGHGAKRMNPTSAKYCNSVKAYMRSL from the coding sequence ATGAAAGCAAAATTTGTTGTGGTTTGCGCCCTCGCTGGCGCGATGGGTTCGTTTGGCCTGAATTCAGCTATGAGCGCTCCTTCGACTGAACCGACAAACCTCGCAGCTCTTTTCAAGGCACGCCAGCAGAACAAAAATGTGGAGGTTGAGAAGCCGTCCGTGGCTGCAAAGAAGGAAGCATCGGTTGTTACCGGACGTGCAGACCCGGTCAAGAAATCGGCAGCCCTGCGGTTGCAGCCGAAGGACAAGCCCGCCGACAAATCTGTCAAGGATGGAAATTATTCCAGCATCATCAACCGTTATGCCGCGACCTATGGTGTGCCTTCGCAGCTTGCCCATGCGGTTGTGCGCCACGAAAGCAATTTCAAGCCGAATGTGCGCGGCAAGGCCGGTGAAATCGGCCTGATGCAGATCAAGCTTTCGACTGCGCGCAGCCTTGGCTATACGGGCTCGGCCAAGGGGCTTTATGAGCCTGCCACGAATATCCAGTTCGGCATGAAATATCTCGCCATGGCGCAGAAGCTTGGCGGCGGCAGCACGTGCGGCACCATCCTGAAATATAATGCCGGTCACGGCGCAAAGCGCATGAACCCGACCTCCGCAAAATATTGCAATTCGGTCAAGGCCTATATGCGCTCGCTCTAA
- a CDS encoding Nramp family divalent metal transporter has protein sequence MSDVHRTIRVNRSGSKFRRALSFFGPGYLVAVGYMDPGNWATSLAGGSRFGYALLSVVLLSNLMAVLLQALCTRLAVATGRDLAQACRDAYPRFLAWPLWLLAELAICATDLAEVIGTAIGLNLLFGIPLEIGVILTAVDVLLVLYLQNKGFRRVEALIITLLGVIALCFLTQIIMAQPQWGEVIKGFAPTTEIVSNPDMLYIALGIIGATVMPHNLYLHSGIVQTRDYGHTTAEKREAIRYATLDSTIALTFALVINASILILAAASFHATGHTGVEDLDKAHALLNPLLGSAIAPALFAIALLCCGLNSTITATMAGQIVMEGFIDIRLKPWIRRAITRFVAIVPAAIVTILYGSQGTTELLILSQVVLSLQLPFAVIPLVIFTAQKKKMGSLAAAPWVTFLAAITAAIIVVLNLKLIYDFFTGAPI, from the coding sequence ATGTCCGATGTCCATCGTACCATCCGGGTCAACCGCTCTGGTTCAAAATTCCGCCGCGCGCTTTCATTTTTCGGCCCGGGCTATCTTGTAGCCGTCGGTTATATGGATCCCGGCAACTGGGCCACCTCTCTAGCTGGCGGCTCCCGTTTCGGCTATGCACTGCTCTCGGTCGTGCTTCTGTCGAACCTCATGGCGGTTTTGCTGCAAGCACTTTGCACGCGGCTTGCCGTTGCCACGGGGCGCGATCTTGCGCAGGCCTGCCGGGACGCTTATCCGCGTTTCCTCGCATGGCCGCTCTGGCTTCTGGCAGAGCTTGCCATCTGCGCCACCGACCTTGCGGAAGTTATCGGCACCGCCATCGGCCTCAATCTTCTGTTCGGCATTCCGCTGGAAATCGGCGTTATCCTCACTGCCGTCGATGTGCTTCTGGTTCTCTATTTGCAAAACAAGGGATTCCGGCGCGTAGAGGCCCTCATCATTACCCTGCTTGGCGTCATTGCGCTCTGCTTCCTCACCCAGATCATCATGGCCCAGCCGCAATGGGGCGAGGTCATCAAGGGTTTTGCGCCCACCACCGAGATCGTCAGCAACCCCGATATGCTATATATCGCGCTCGGCATCATCGGCGCGACCGTTATGCCGCATAATCTCTATCTGCATTCCGGCATTGTGCAGACCCGCGACTATGGCCACACAACCGCGGAAAAGCGCGAGGCAATCCGCTATGCGACGCTTGATTCCACCATCGCGCTGACCTTTGCGCTCGTCATCAATGCGTCGATCCTCATCCTTGCCGCAGCAAGCTTCCACGCGACCGGCCATACGGGTGTGGAAGATCTGGACAAGGCCCATGCCCTTTTGAATCCGCTTCTGGGTTCGGCCATCGCCCCGGCACTCTTCGCCATTGCCCTGCTCTGCTGCGGCCTGAATTCGACCATCACCGCCACCATGGCGGGGCAGATCGTGATGGAAGGCTTCATCGATATCCGGTTGAAGCCCTGGATACGCCGCGCCATTACGCGCTTCGTCGCCATCGTGCCCGCCGCAATTGTGACGATCCTCTATGGTTCGCAGGGAACGACCGAACTTCTGATCCTCTCGCAAGTGGTGCTGAGCCTTCAGCTCCCCTTTGCAGTCATCCCGCTGGTGATTTTCACGGCACAGAAGAAGAAGATGGGATCGCTGGCCGCCGCACCATGGGTGACGTTCCTCGCAGCCATAACGGCGGCAATCATCGTGGTGCTGAACCTGAAGCTCATCTATGACTTTTTCACCGGCGCCCCTATTTAA
- the rsmH gene encoding 16S rRNA (cytosine(1402)-N(4))-methyltransferase RsmH, with amino-acid sequence MMASLGGDNSQAEGAEVRHVPVLIAEVIDALKPAPGAVIVDGTFGAGGYTRRILETGADVIAIDRDPTAIEAGRAMEKEFPGRLNLVESRFSALDEAVARMSGAGKKVDGVVLDIGVSSMQIDEAERGFSFQKDGPLDMRMSSRGPSAADAVNRLKTGDLARIFNFLGEERHAGRIARMIEKRRAAKPFTRTLDLANAIETLVGRNPKDRIHPATRVFQALRVYVNDELGELARALLAAERILKPGGRLVVVTFHSLEDRMVKRFFADRAGGSAGSRHMPETHMRLPSFTPAVKGAVGPTPEEEERNPRARSAKLRAGIRTENPPLEDDLSLFGLPKLPETNELARS; translated from the coding sequence ATGATGGCAAGCCTCGGCGGAGACAATTCTCAAGCCGAAGGGGCTGAAGTCCGTCACGTTCCGGTGCTGATCGCCGAAGTGATCGACGCCCTGAAGCCAGCGCCCGGCGCGGTGATCGTTGATGGTACCTTCGGGGCCGGGGGCTATACCCGTCGCATTCTGGAAACGGGTGCGGATGTGATCGCGATTGACCGCGACCCTACCGCAATCGAGGCCGGGCGGGCGATGGAAAAGGAATTTCCGGGCAGGCTCAATCTGGTCGAAAGCCGGTTTTCTGCCCTTGATGAAGCGGTTGCCCGGATGAGTGGAGCAGGAAAGAAAGTGGACGGCGTTGTGCTCGATATCGGCGTGTCGTCGATGCAGATCGACGAAGCCGAGCGTGGCTTTTCCTTTCAGAAGGATGGCCCGCTCGACATGCGCATGTCGAGCAGGGGGCCAAGTGCTGCCGATGCCGTCAACCGCCTCAAGACGGGCGATCTGGCGCGCATCTTCAACTTTCTGGGCGAGGAACGTCATGCAGGGCGGATTGCGCGCATGATCGAAAAACGCCGCGCGGCGAAACCGTTCACCCGAACGCTTGACCTGGCCAATGCTATCGAAACGCTGGTGGGCCGCAACCCCAAGGACCGCATTCATCCGGCGACGCGCGTGTTTCAGGCGCTGCGCGTCTATGTGAATGACGAGCTGGGCGAGCTGGCGCGCGCATTGCTTGCCGCAGAACGCATCCTCAAGCCGGGCGGGCGTCTGGTTGTTGTTACATTCCATTCGCTTGAAGACCGCATGGTGAAGCGCTTCTTTGCGGATCGCGCTGGTGGCAGCGCCGGTTCGCGGCATATGCCGGAAACGCATATGCGCCTGCCAAGCTTCACGCCTGCGGTAAAGGGGGCTGTCGGCCCGACGCCTGAGGAAGAAGAACGAAATCCCCGCGCGCGCTCGGCAAAGCTGCGCGCAGGCATCAGGACGGAAAATCCGCCTCTCGAAGACGATTTATCGCTATTCGGCTTGCCCAAGCTGCCTGAAACGAACGAACTGGCCCGGAGTTGA
- the ftsL gene encoding cell division protein FtsL yields the protein MLRTFDIIMIAAMLVAATVTYTIKYEAEKQIAVIAKLKRQIDSEKDTITLLRADWALMTQPGRLQSLVGVYETELNLQPIEPEQLVMSVDEIPERPVDDIQKIISGSDELVASGVLERDAITTGSVRKSGARRGPCG from the coding sequence GTGCTGCGTACTTTCGACATCATCATGATAGCGGCGATGCTGGTGGCGGCGACCGTCACCTATACGATCAAGTATGAGGCTGAAAAGCAGATCGCCGTGATTGCCAAGCTGAAACGCCAGATCGATTCCGAAAAAGACACGATCACGCTTCTGCGCGCCGATTGGGCGCTGATGACCCAGCCGGGCCGCTTGCAGAGCCTTGTCGGTGTTTATGAAACGGAATTGAACCTTCAGCCGATCGAACCGGAACAGCTTGTGATGAGTGTCGATGAAATTCCGGAACGTCCGGTCGACGATATCCAGAAGATCATCTCCGGCAGTGACGAATTGGTTGCAAGCGGTGTGCTCGAACGGGATGCGATTACCACGGGCAGCGTCAGGAAGAGCGGGGCGAGGCGCGGACCATGCGGCTGA
- a CDS encoding peptidoglycan D,D-transpeptidase FtsI family protein: MRLRLFSVKKKAPDGSIHGEVPAGDEKLAGNMAFVGSRKRHGNRARNRLWMAIACFAGIYGVMAGKLVYFGMIGGVDQDAAGPFVHQLASRPDILDRNGEILATDIKTASLYAEPRKIVDPDETIEMLSTVLPDLDWEATYKRLKSGAGFVWIKRGLTPKQQSQIMALGVPGIGFRTEKRRFYPGGPTASHILGLVNVDNQGIAGMEKYIDSQGLSDLRSVGLATGQSLEPVHLSIDIRVQHIMRDVLVKAMERYRAIAAGAVVLNVKTGEVIAMSSVPDFDPNNPVHALDKDRLNRMSAGTYEMGSTIKSFTTAMALDSGKFTLQSKLDASRPLVFGRQTIRDFHGKGRWLTLPEVFIFSSNIGSGREADAVGIEGHRAFLKKIGLLDRMQTELPEVARPVEPRVWKKVHSMTISFGHGMMATPLQTAVGAAALMNGGKLIEPTFLPRTEAQAARASKQVIHPQVSADMRYLYRLNSTAPGGSGRRATVPGYRVGGKTGTAEKVINGRYSKDVRFNAFLASFPMDNPTYVVLTIIDEPKPEEGKFSATAGLNAAPMVAEIIRRSASFLGVSPDFRKEALPASVENVSGRPDFQQEVPPAMVSNEYD, translated from the coding sequence ATGCGGCTGAGATTGTTTTCGGTAAAGAAAAAGGCGCCTGATGGCTCCATTCACGGTGAAGTGCCGGCCGGTGATGAAAAGCTGGCCGGTAATATGGCGTTTGTCGGCTCGCGCAAGCGCCATGGCAACCGCGCGCGCAACCGGCTCTGGATGGCCATTGCCTGTTTCGCCGGCATTTATGGCGTGATGGCTGGCAAGCTTGTCTATTTCGGCATGATCGGTGGCGTGGATCAAGATGCCGCCGGTCCGTTTGTGCACCAGCTTGCATCACGCCCCGACATTCTTGACCGCAATGGCGAAATTCTCGCAACCGATATCAAGACCGCATCGCTCTATGCGGAGCCGCGCAAGATCGTGGACCCGGACGAAACCATCGAAATGCTGTCGACTGTTTTGCCGGATCTCGACTGGGAGGCGACCTATAAGCGCCTGAAGAGTGGGGCCGGTTTCGTCTGGATCAAGCGCGGGCTGACGCCGAAGCAGCAAAGCCAGATCATGGCGCTCGGTGTGCCGGGCATTGGCTTCCGCACGGAAAAACGCCGCTTTTATCCCGGTGGCCCGACCGCTTCGCATATTCTCGGTCTCGTCAATGTCGATAATCAGGGCATTGCGGGCATGGAGAAATATATCGATAGCCAGGGGCTGAGCGATCTGCGCTCCGTCGGCCTTGCAACGGGGCAGTCGCTGGAGCCGGTGCATCTTTCCATCGATATTCGCGTGCAGCACATCATGCGCGATGTTCTGGTCAAGGCCATGGAGCGCTACCGGGCAATCGCGGCTGGCGCTGTGGTGCTGAACGTCAAGACGGGCGAAGTGATCGCCATGTCGTCCGTACCGGATTTCGACCCGAATAATCCGGTGCACGCGCTGGACAAGGATCGCCTCAACCGCATGTCGGCAGGCACTTATGAAATGGGCTCGACCATCAAGAGCTTCACGACGGCCATGGCGCTCGATTCCGGCAAGTTCACCTTGCAGTCGAAGCTCGACGCCTCGCGTCCGCTGGTGTTCGGCCGCCAGACCATCCGCGACTTCCACGGCAAGGGCCGCTGGCTCACCTTGCCGGAGGTTTTCATCTTCTCGTCCAATATCGGTTCAGGCCGTGAAGCGGACGCCGTCGGCATCGAAGGGCATCGCGCCTTCCTCAAGAAGATCGGCCTTCTCGACCGTATGCAGACGGAATTGCCGGAAGTGGCGCGCCCCGTTGAGCCGCGCGTGTGGAAAAAGGTTCATTCCATGACCATTTCCTTCGGTCACGGCATGATGGCCACGCCGCTTCAGACGGCTGTGGGGGCTGCCGCTTTGATGAATGGCGGCAAGCTGATCGAGCCGACTTTCCTGCCGCGTACGGAAGCGCAGGCGGCTCGGGCCAGCAAGCAGGTGATCCATCCACAGGTTTCTGCCGATATGCGCTATCTCTACCGGCTGAACTCAACTGCCCCTGGCGGTTCGGGCCGGCGCGCGACGGTTCCGGGCTACCGTGTCGGTGGCAAGACCGGCACGGCGGAAAAGGTGATCAATGGCCGCTATTCCAAGGATGTGCGCTTCAACGCTTTCCTGGCGTCATTCCCGATGGATAATCCCACCTATGTCGTGCTTACCATCATTGATGAGCCGAAGCCGGAAGAGGGCAAGTTCAGCGCCACCGCCGGTCTTAATGCGGCGCCCATGGTGGCTGAAATCATTCGCCGTTCCGCATCATTTCTTGGGGTCAGTCCCGATTTCCGCAAGGAAGCTTTGCCTGCTTCGGTGGAAAACGTCAGCGGCAGGCCCGATTTTCAACAGGAAGTGCCGCCAGCAATGGTTTCAAACGAATACGATTGA
- a CDS encoding UDP-N-acetylmuramoyl-L-alanyl-D-glutamate--2,6-diaminopimelate ligase, whose translation MAMKLKEIALFNELAPGEAGEVEITGITSDSRAVQRGFLFAALKGVKADGAVFAADAAKRGAVAIIAGKDTAIADAGVPVLHVDDPRHVLAIAAAQFYGKQPEVMVAVTGTSGKTSVASFTRQIWAYAGFPAANIGTTGVFSPTRSDYNSLTTPDPVELHRVLAELASEGVTHAAMEASSHGLDQRRLDGVRLAAGAFTNLGRDHMDYHATIDEYLGAKMRLFNALLPKGAPAIIFADDQFSAQAIEAATLAGCDVKTVGRKGNFIALKRVEHERFRQHVEVRIGEEIFEIELPLAGDFQVANALVAAGLAMVTGVPAAAAMRALALLKGAPGRLDLVGATEDGAPAYVDYAHKPEALENVLTSVRPFTTGRVIVVFGCGGDRDKGKRPIMGEIASRLADVVIVTDDNPRSEVPAQIRSEIMAAATGATEIGDRREAIFTAVSMMQPGDTLVVAGKGHEEGQIVGNITLPFSDHAEVAAALAARLEEHLK comes from the coding sequence ATGGCCATGAAACTGAAGGAAATCGCTCTCTTTAATGAGCTGGCCCCCGGCGAGGCCGGTGAAGTGGAAATTACCGGCATCACTTCGGATTCCCGCGCTGTTCAACGCGGTTTTCTTTTTGCGGCGCTGAAAGGCGTGAAAGCGGACGGTGCGGTTTTCGCCGCCGATGCCGCAAAGCGCGGTGCTGTCGCCATCATCGCGGGCAAGGACACGGCCATCGCTGATGCGGGTGTGCCGGTGCTTCATGTGGATGATCCGCGCCATGTTCTCGCCATTGCCGCCGCTCAATTTTATGGCAAGCAGCCGGAAGTCATGGTTGCCGTGACCGGCACCAGCGGCAAGACTTCCGTTGCCTCCTTCACGCGCCAGATCTGGGCCTATGCGGGGTTTCCCGCAGCCAATATCGGCACGACCGGCGTGTTTTCGCCGACGCGCAGCGACTATAATTCCTTGACGACGCCCGACCCGGTGGAACTGCACCGCGTTCTGGCCGAACTTGCCAGCGAGGGCGTGACCCATGCGGCGATGGAAGCCTCGTCGCACGGTCTGGACCAGCGTCGTCTCGACGGGGTGAGGCTTGCTGCGGGCGCCTTCACCAATCTTGGCCGCGATCACATGGATTATCACGCGACCATTGATGAATATCTGGGCGCGAAAATGCGCCTGTTCAACGCGCTTCTGCCGAAGGGTGCGCCAGCCATCATCTTTGCCGACGATCAATTTTCGGCGCAGGCCATCGAAGCGGCGACGCTTGCTGGATGCGACGTGAAGACGGTCGGTCGAAAAGGCAATTTCATTGCCCTCAAGCGCGTGGAACACGAGCGTTTCCGCCAGCATGTGGAAGTGCGGATCGGCGAGGAAATCTTTGAAATCGAATTGCCGCTGGCGGGAGATTTTCAGGTCGCCAATGCGCTGGTTGCAGCGGGGCTTGCCATGGTGACGGGCGTTCCGGCTGCGGCTGCCATGCGTGCATTGGCACTTCTCAAAGGCGCACCGGGACGGCTTGATCTTGTCGGTGCAACGGAAGATGGTGCGCCAGCCTATGTTGATTATGCCCATAAGCCGGAAGCGTTGGAAAATGTGCTGACCTCCGTGCGTCCGTTTACGACGGGCCGTGTGATTGTGGTCTTTGGCTGCGGCGGCGACCGCGACAAGGGCAAGCGCCCGATCATGGGTGAGATTGCCTCGCGTCTTGCCGATGTCGTGATTGTCACCGACGACAATCCCCGTTCGGAAGTGCCAGCACAGATACGTTCCGAAATCATGGCAGCGGCAACGGGAGCGACGGAAATTGGCGACCGACGCGAGGCGATCTTCACCGCCGTTTCCATGATGCAGCCCGGCGATACGCTGGTGGTTGCGGGCAAGGGACATGAGGAAGGGCAGATCGTCGGCAATATTACGCTGCCGTTTTCAGATCATGCAGAAGTGGCGGCGGCACTTGCCGCCCGTCTTGAGGAGCATCTAAAATGA